The Acidobacteriota bacterium genome contains the following window.
TAGATCCAGCCATGCACCGCCAGCTTCTGCCCCCGGCGCCACGCGTCGGCCACGAAGGGATTGCGTCCAACATATTCGACCTGCGCGCGAACATTCAGCTCGCAGGTCACATTTACCCGTCCTTCAAAGTCCGTGATTGTATCCAGATGATCAGCATGGGCGCGCGCCAGTTCAGTAACCGGTTGTAGCCAGTGATCGATCAGTCCCCTGCGCTCCGTATCCAGGGCGGCACGCACACCGCCGCATCCATAGTGGCCGCACACGATGATATGGCGCACTTTCAGGACCTCTACCGAATATTGAAGCACGGAAAGAAAGTTGATGTCACGCGGCGGTGCGAGATTGGCGATGTTTCGATGGACGAACAGCTCGCCTGGATCGAGCCCGACAATTTCGTTCGCCGGTACCCGGCTGTCGCTGCATCCGATCCACAGGTATTCCGGAGACTGCTGTTCGGAAAGCCGCCGGAAGAACTGCGAATCTGCACGCACCCGTGCGCTGGCCCACGCCATGTTGTTGTTCAGAAGACTTTCGATCATGGAGTCTCCACAAAAGGATCAGGAAGCCCCCGGCGAGCAGCCAGGCGCTGGCCGAGACTTTGCAGGTCTAACTCCGTGATCCGGATCCGGGCGATGGGCAGGACCACCGCATTTTCCATAGCGATATGACGTTTCTGAGCGCTGCAGAAATGTTCGATCACGGATCGCGATTCCGAATAGCATCGCAAACCGCGTTCCTCGGATATTGCTTTCGCGATGACAGTTTTTACCGCCTGCGCATCATGCATGTCATTGGCGTGCTCGCCGGAGAGCATTCCAAGGACATTTTCAATGTGGTCATCCGGCTCACATCTCCTGCGCAGGAGCGGAAAGAGGTCGTCTTCCTCATCGATAATATGAATTGGAAGGTCACTTTCCAGAAAGTCATGAATTGCCTGGAGCGCGTCTGCGTCATGATCGACCGTGTCGAGCAGAACAAGCAGCCGCTTGCAGACATCGCGGTGGCGGTAATGCTCGGCAAAGAACCAGACCAGTGGCTCTCGCAGGAGTTCGATTGGCACCGGTTCCAGAACGCCGGACTTCTTCATGCTGGCCATAACCAATGTCCTTCTCTTCAGGGTGCAGTCTCAGTTCCGTTTCTGATGTGGATAAGTCGGTGCGGTTTACGAAGCG
Protein-coding sequences here:
- a CDS encoding carbonic anhydrase; the encoded protein is MIESLLNNNMAWASARVRADSQFFRRLSEQQSPEYLWIGCSDSRVPANEIVGLDPGELFVHRNIANLAPPRDINFLSVLQYSVEVLKVRHIIVCGHYGCGGVRAALDTERRGLIDHWLQPVTELARAHADHLDTITDFEGRVNVTCELNVRAQVEYVGRNPFVADAWRRGQKLAVHGWIYSIRDGLLHDLELTIENTRDVDALVRRRWSSNA
- a CDS encoding hemerythrin domain-containing protein — its product is MASMKKSGVLEPVPIELLREPLVWFFAEHYRHRDVCKRLLVLLDTVDHDADALQAIHDFLESDLPIHIIDEEDDLFPLLRRRCEPDDHIENVLGMLSGEHANDMHDAQAVKTVIAKAISEERGLRCYSESRSVIEHFCSAQKRHIAMENAVVLPIARIRITELDLQSLGQRLAARRGLPDPFVETP